tagctacataggcCAACTACAAAACAATGGAGAGATTGCACTCAAGCCTGGTCTTAGCCCTAGGCCAATAtctgttttcacacacacacatcctagtACTTTGAGAATATCTCCCGTTCCAACCCtccgtgttgtgttgtttgacaagTGAAGGTGGAACATCCTAACCCGTTTGAATGGAAGTCCGTCCAACACATCTCGCTGTCAACtccaagaagaagaggaggagagatgcggaggaggaggagcccacaCAGAACCAAGTGATGAAGAgtggaaaaagaagaagaagaagagacagaACGAGGAGAGTCAGAGGCCGATTCCAACCAGACTGCGGAAGTGTTGAAGAGAGGAGCAAAGAAGACAagaaacagaagaagaaaaaggAGGAGAAGATGGTGACCAAAACCACTGCCTCATCCAGGACCCTCTCCCACCTCGTCCACAGGACCCTCTCCGACCATAGCCAAAGGGGACAAAAACACCAAGAAGGCTCCAGCTGCCACAGCAGTATCTCTGTTAACGGTAAAGCCACAGCAAAGACCCAGAATGGGGAAACAGACTCATGTTCTGATTCCAGTGGCAGCAGTAGTGAGGAGGAAGCCCCAAGTAAAAAACCCCACACAGAAACGACCCCCAAATCACCCTCTCTACCTCTACACACCCCCGTCGCATCTAAAGCCACCCAAAGTCACCCTATAGTCAAACCCCCAACCCCCAATAAGAAACCACGCCCACCTCCCTCGTCATCCGATTCGGACTCAGACTCATCGGATGACGAGCTCTCTAGCAAAGCCACCACAGGCAAACCTCCGCGGTTAAAACCAAACTCCTCTATCCAGCCTGCTGCCACTCCTCCTACTACCACAGGCTCCGACGCTGGTCCTAGGGACAAAACCACCCCCTCCGAGCCCAGACCCAGCCTCCC
The genomic region above belongs to Coregonus clupeaformis isolate EN_2021a unplaced genomic scaffold, ASM2061545v1 scaf4051, whole genome shotgun sequence and contains:
- the LOC123490463 gene encoding coilin-like gives rise to the protein MEVRPTHLAVNSKKKRRRDAEEEEPTQNQVMKSGKRRRRRDRTRRVRGRFQPDCGSVEERSKEDKKQKKKKEEKMVTKTTASSRTLSHLVHRTLSDHSQRGQKHQEGSSCHSSISVNGKATAKTQNGETDSCSDSSGSSSEEEAPSKKPHTETTPKSPSLPLHTPVASKATQSHPIVKPPTPNKKPRPPPSSSDSDSDSSDDELSSKATTGKPPRLKPNSSIQPAATPPTTTGSDAGPRDKTTPSEPRPSLPSSGPMNSVSPGQRLKLQGQAQSAAQKAPRRPESSDSSGGSSSEEEEIQLVINGQAWGWGGPSSGSRPHLERRGRKPRSAERGGDHAGFYFNYEGGQRQQNNHQQLPSYQNDSLINNSVVFQNPSESVTRRDYSEMPLLAAPPQVGQKIAFKLLELTENYTPEVSEYKEGKIIHFDHSTKQIELELLSAYQAPVEPGKFDLVYQNADGSESVEYAVSRGSRVTERWDSLLEPRLVVGNLG